CCTGTATGACTAAAATCCTGTTTGATGTAATAGGAAAGGCTTGATCCCAGCCGGGATTGATTTCTACTGTCACTTACTACATGGGCCCATCTGTCATATGCTTTTCCCAATCTCTTCTTCAGTGCCAAGTGTGGCGAGGCGCGGCTGGCGTAGGTGTTCGATCTGCTCCCGGACACGGACCTACTCTCCTGGGCAGACGACCCCTGCTACGGCAACCTCCGCGAAATGCTGCGGCTGGTGTTTCTCCCCACCATAAGCTGCCGCTGCCCTCGCTGATCGCCGCCGCATACTGCTACTGTTTGTGCTCTCGCCGTCGCAGCACGCATAGAAATAGGCAAAGAACAGCTTCCTACACGCACATGCTACAAGCTAAACTCACACATGATGACTCGTCCTTCTTGTGCTCTGTGCTAATGCATAACAACACAATAGTGAGCAAAATAATCAGAAGGCCCTCCATTTCCAACCGCGCCCGGAGCTCATGCACTAGCTTGGCCTCAAACAAGAAGAACGTCGCTATATATTGGCTGCCAGACTCTGGGTCTATTGTCGCCGTACGTTGGCTGCCATCTTGTGCTACTCTCCTCTGCTCAAGCTCGGCGCGCTGCTACGCATGGCCTCTGCTGGGGTGCAAGTGCGGGGCCAATGCAGCAGAGACCGGGAAGGACACGGCCACgacgtcggcgagcaccacgacGTCGCCAACAGTGCGCGCGTAGGTACGCGATCCTCATGTGCGTGTGCAAGTACGCGTACACATACGCCAGTGAGAGAAGCGAGATCCTGGCCAGGTTTGTGCTTTTCCCAGTGTGCCAAACGTATTTAAGGTTCGGATAGATCGGGATCAGAAAGGTCAGAGTACAGACTTCAGGAATTTGGAGGTGAGGGTTTATTTATGTCCGGCTCTACCATCTCAGGGTTTATTTCAAACTTCACTCACCGATAAACAAAAACAGGCACGGCATCCCACCGCCATAGAGCATCGCCACGCCCATAAATCCGAGCAAAGAGGTTTTTTTGTCCGTCGCAACCGAGCCCACACCAACTAGAAACGCCCGATTCCAATTCCAGATCGCGGTCGCCATGGCCCTCCGCGGCTGGTCGCACTTCGCGCCGGATCTCCTCGTGACCGTCTCCGGCGACCTCACGGAGCTCGCGGACATCGCCCGCTTCCGCTCCGTCTGCACCACCTGGCGCGACGCGGGGGTGGATGCCGCGGCCGCGCCTCCGTCGCAGCCCCCGTGGCTCGTCCTCCCGTCCTCCCCGTCGCCGCTCTTCTTCAACCCCTCGGAGGACCGCCTCTACCGCAACATCCGTCTGTCCGTCCCCGCCGCGGACGCccaccgacgccgccgccgccgccgcctctcggCGTCCCCGCACGGCTggatcctcgccgtcgaccccaCCGATCTCGCCGCGTCCCTCCTCCACCCCTTCACCGGCTCCGTTCGCCCCCTCCCGCCGCTCCCCGCCTTCTTCGCGGAGACGGATGACCTGGCCTGGGACCTGTCCCCGCACAGCCTCATGGCGTCCTGCGGCGAGGTCGTCCTGGTCTGCGCCCTCGACCCTCTCGCTGACTCCTGGGCCCCGGTCCCCGCCATGCCCGACTGCAACGTGAGCAGCATCAACTACGCCGGCGGCGATTTCTTCGTGTTCGAGGAGGACGCGTGCCGCACCACCATCGTCGACTCCATCACCCTCGCGGTCACGGCCGTCATCCCCCCGCCGCCCCAAGTCGACCTCCCCACCGAGGCGCGCGTCGTGGTGGCTGGTGAGGAGCTCTTCCTTCTCGTCAAGTCCAAATGGATGTACGTCTTTAGTGACGACGTGGACTTCTCCAAGGCCTTCTGCGTGAACCACCGGAGCACCAGCCCAGCCTGGCAGGAGCTCACCAGCATCGGCGAGCGGGCGCTGTTTGTTGATCCTCTCCACGGGTTCGCTGTGGGGACGGCAGGGTTCACGAATCTTGAAAGCAACACAGTCTACTCGGTGACCACCAAGGAGGCGAGCCGTTCCAGCAGTGTGAAATACAGTGTATCGGCTTTCAACCTGCAGAGCCGGACCTCTAAGAAGCTTGCGTGCCGGCTGAACGAGCTTGACACAGCTCAGCGTGGCGGGGCGGCGGCATCGTGGATCATACCAAGTGTGAATGAAGGCTGAACAGAGTCAGGGGAATCGGAGGTCCTGGTTCTTGTCTGATGATGGTGGCGAATGATATCTGCTTGCTCGCGGGCCAAATTCTTGGTACCTTTGCACTTGCCTATGCTATGTAGTGAAGTTAAAACCAACAAGCCTCTTTTATACGCATGTTCTTCTTCTGTACGTACATTATATGTCGTTTAGACGCTCCTAGATTCTGGATTTCTGATCAGCCTGAAGCTTATTTCTGTGAGATGTATTTGCTGCTAGACTCTCAAGTTTCATTGTCCACTTCTAATGCTCAAGCAGTCAAGCTGAATAGATTTTGTCATGTTAAAGTACTCCATATGCTATTTCTGTTTCATTGTGGTTTCAGTAATGGACTCTTGAGTCTGTTTTTTTTATGCGAATAATTGAATCAGAGTCTCAGAAGCTGGACAATTGTAACAttttcttcatattttcataataTATGATGCGAATGAAACTTTCATATGCATTTGTTGTTAGAATTTATTATGCCtgctagcataatggataactgAGTACCAGTGCCCGGCAAATGTGATCAATTTGCCTCTAGTTGATTGAACAGAAAATGCAGCGGTGTTGATTGAACAGAATTTCTGGTGAAGCTTTTGTGATGGGAACacctgaacaacaacgaaatgaCATCCCTGAGGGCGATGTTTGAAAAGGATGCGACATTCGCAAATGACCCGATTGCTTTTATATGCGGTAATGAACCACGCGACTGATGTCATGATCATGTTTTTgcttctataaacttggtcaaatgTTTATATTGTCTTTTATTAACTTGGCcaaactttatgaagtttgacttcagtcaactctaatgtgcagagtaaataaaaatgaaGGGAGTACACCCCTAACCCATTAAGCATGAACCAAAAGCTACCTCCTTAGTTCCTTTATTTCAACACGTCATCCGTGTCGTCGCTTATGCTCTTTCCAGCACTTGTTGATGGTGGCCACATTTTGAACATCGGTA
The sequence above is a segment of the Aegilops tauschii subsp. strangulata cultivar AL8/78 chromosome 6, Aet v6.0, whole genome shotgun sequence genome. Coding sequences within it:
- the LOC109768143 gene encoding uncharacterized protein, with the translated sequence MALRGWSHFAPDLLVTVSGDLTELADIARFRSVCTTWRDAGVDAAAAPPSQPPWLVLPSSPSPLFFNPSEDRLYRNIRLSVPAADAHRRRRRRRLSASPHGWILAVDPTDLAASLLHPFTGSVRPLPPLPAFFAETDDLAWDLSPHSLMASCGEVVLVCALDPLADSWAPVPAMPDCNVSSINYAGGDFFVFEEDACRTTIVDSITLAVTAVIPPPPQVDLPTEARVVVAGEELFLLVKSKWMYVFSDDVDFSKAFCVNHRSTSPAWQELTSIGERALFVDPLHGFAVGTAGFTNLESNTVYSVTTKEASRSSSVKYSVSAFNLQSRTSKKLACRLNELDTAQRGGAAASWIIPSVNEG